In Odocoileus virginianus isolate 20LAN1187 ecotype Illinois chromosome 12, Ovbor_1.2, whole genome shotgun sequence, the DNA window CCATTGGTTCCTCCCTCTCGCCCACTTCGTGCTCCAGCACAACTTCCCCGCAGCCCCTTATCCGTGTGCGGCATCCTCAGCCCCTGCCTCACCCACGCTGGGTTCTCCTCCTGAGGACCTTCCTGGCTTTTCTCCTGCCATGGACccgtttctgtttcataaaaaaaagcaattaacGTATGTGCGCCTCTGCTTGGAAGTCCGTGAGCTTCTTGAAGGCTGGGCTGTGTCTGATTCACCTCTGAAACCTGCTTAGCACCAGTCTGATGCACATAGGTGTTCATTAAGCATTTGAtggacgaatgaatgaatgagctcaGGAATAAGTGAATGCAAAGGTCTGCTGACTCACTGGATTCCTCAGGACAGCCAGAGGGCCTGCTACCTGTGCCCACAACCGGCTCATGTCAGTTCCCTGGTGGAGCCTCTAGAATGCACCCTGCCTCACCTTCTCAGTCTGTGAAGTGGGGCCACGACCCCTGCTCTGGCCATTTCATTTTGGGGTATCGCGAGGCTGTGGATCTCAGGATGTTAGGGGGAACCCACAGAgcttcccacccacccctgtAAATGGGGAAATGGAGGCCTGCGGAAGAAAAGGCTCTGACGTCGGGTGTCTGAATTCCCTCCCTGCCTCAGGCCTGACCCTCCACAAATCCTCTAAGCACAGCCCAGCTCCCACTCTGTGCCCTGAGCTTGGAAAACCTGAGTCACAGCTGGAACCAAGCGCGGGGAATTTTCCTCCTCATTTCCAGGGGCCCCGGAGCCTCCCTGACCTCGGCCCCTTGGGCAGGGGAGGCAGGATCCCTGCTCGATGGGCCCAGAGGTGCTCCATAGGATGGCCCTGCTCTGTGTCTGTCGGCCTCAGCTTGCCCCGGGGACCCGCGGTCAGGGAGGAAATGCTGCCTCTGGTGTCCGGGCCGTGGAGGGGGCACCGTGGAGGAGAGGGCTTTCACGAGTGTGAGCGGGGAGGGGGACTGTGTGTGGCCGGGcttggccccgcccctccccctgtccccaccccaaaCCCACTTAATGAAATCAAGCTGGACGGAGGgagcgagggagggagggagggagggaggaggcggggagggcgagggaggcagaggagggcGGCCGGCAGCCCAGAGCCGCGGCCACCGGGCACCGCCACGGACTCCGACTCGCTCTGCTCCACCTGGCGGGACAGCCTGCGTGCAGAGGAACTGGTGAGTCCTGGGGCCCCCCTCCTCTCTCGGGGAGCCCCGGGGTGTCTTGGAGTTCAGGGGGCCGGAGTGAGTGCTTTAGGGGGCTTCTCTAAGTATGTGTGAGCCGTGAGTGTGTGTCGGATGCTGTGTACGTGGGTAACCTGCGTTAACAGGACGAGTGGCCAGCCGTGTGTGCACCTGGGGTGGTTCGTCCAGAGTGTGGCGCCGTGTTGGCCAGAGAGGGGCGTGTGTGTGCAGTTGGGGCCTGGCTGTAGGGGATGTGTTGGAAAGTGGGCGCCGGGGTGGGTATTCCCGGGGTCTGCAGGAGGGTGGTGTGTATGAGGGCCGTCCCATCCGTGGGGGCCCCCAGCAGGTCGGGgatacatgtgtgcacatgttgtgtgtgtgtctgtgtgtgttcccTGTGTGTCTGGGCGGGGGGTCCGTCCGTCGGGTGTCGAGACGCTGTGCGTCTGTGTCTTTTGTCCCCgtgttgtgtgtctgtgtattgtgtgtgtgtgtgtgggtttcaAGACTTCAGGACTCCCGTCCTTCCCCAGGCCTCCCCTCCAAGGGGCCCAGGTCCCTGTCCTCGGCTGCCCTGGAGCAGGGGGTTCAGAGCTTCAGCCAGAACCCCTCCCCCAGAGGCCACTAATTGAAGCCAGGTTTCTGTGGGCTCCCTGCCCCCTCTGGCCACCAGTCCCTGAGTGGGGGCAGGGCAGCCCCTGGCCCCTCAGCCTCAGGTCTTGGCGGGGTACCTTGGCCTTAGGGATGGATTTGAAGTATCTGCCTATTCCTGACCTCAAGTGGGGGCATCACACTTGAAAACAATGAACTCTGAGTGAGAGGGACTCTGAAGAGGGGCCCTGCTCCCAACTTGGAGTCCTGGATAATCACATGGTGCTAGTAATTGACATCTCCGCTGTGCCAGCCACCGCTATTTCTTGTCCTAACAATAGTCCAGGGACGTGGCcttatccccattgtacagatatggaaactgaggctcagagaggtgctaTGCCTGACCTCAGGACACACAGCTGGGAAATGACCTCTACCTGGGTGTTCAGAGCTGCCTTTCCAGTCAGGCTCCGTCCTGActgactgtgtgaccctgagcaggCCTTTCCCAGTGTCGGGCCTGTGTTTCCTCCTGGTTGAAATGAGAGGGGTTGGCCTGACCCCACCTCCTCGTGGCCCATGAATTTCTGCGtcctggaaaaaaaatgaggagcagggaggagctgggggcagcCGATGGGCAGGACAATCATGTCAGAGCGCCCAGGGCAGCACACCCATTCTACAGACTGGaagtggaggcccagagaggtcagggtcacacagccatcTCCTGTGAGGCCCCGCCGGCTCCCCGCAGGCTCCCCGCACTCGGCCTGCATGTTCCCTAGGGAGCCCCGGGGAGAGGGGTCGTGGGGGCGTATGAATGGACTCGGAGAGTCAGGGTCTCAGTCTTTAAGAGCCAGAAGTAGTTTGCATGGCCTTTTTCCGTAtcctctgccccagcccccaaGGCTCTTGGGGAAAGGAACACTTTGCTCCGTGTGACTCATTgctgtgcgcgcgcgcgcgtgtgtgtgtgcgtgcgtgtgcgtgcgtgtgtgtgtgtgtgtgtgtgtgtgtctggtccTGGATTCCTCGTTGGCTACAACTTGGGGAGAGTTCACTCAACGAGGTATTAATACAAATTTGGTCTTTCCTGGAGGATGAGGGGAGAGTGAGCACATTTACGCGTCAGGCGAGGGTAATCATCATTTGTCCACTGCGGGGTGGGAGACTGCTGGCTGGTCTTGGATCTCTGCTGGGGTAGAAATTGGGCTGCTTCTGAATTCCACcagccccacccccggcccccggGGCAGCAGCAGCTCCCTACCAGGCGCTTTCTGAACGTGTGGTCTCATCCTATCCTAACAGCTCTGAGAGGCAGGCCCGGTGCTCACCTCCTTGCCCCgcccccagtttacagatggggaaagcGAGGCCCAGAGGAGCCCGGCAGCAGAACCAGACCCAGATGGAACCAGGATTCTAATCCTGGCCTAACTGGCCTCCTCAGTCCGGTGCATGCAGAGCTTCAGGGCGGAGCCTTGAGGACCACCGCCCCAGGAAAGACCCCTGGTCTTCAGGCCCCACCCGGCCAGCCATCCACAGTGAGAAGTTTCAGCTGCTGCCATGAGAGGTCATTCCAGGGCTTGAGTCGAGGcggcaggcaggcaggtgacCTGTGAGGGGCGAAACCGCCAAAGATCGAGGCTGTCTGTAGGAACCTAGGCTAACAAGTAGCAGGGGAAGGCTCCTGAAGTTCGTGGAACTGCTCAAATCCTGGTCCCAGCTGACCAGTGATGTCGACCAGGGAGTGTGAGCCCATTCCTGGGTTAGCCGGGGACacactggagtgtgtgtgtgtgtgtgtgagtgagtgagtgtgtggaTTCTCAGAATCACAAAGAAGgaaggttcaaatcccagctctaacACTTAGcatctgtgtgtccttgggcaggtcactgTCTGTCTCTGGACCTCCCATAGAGACAATACTAGTGTTCTGGGCTTCTTTGGAATTGCACAAAAGTGGCTCAGAGGAGCAACCTGTGGTAAAAGTACCTGGTGATCTACTCATTTAAAATGAACCTCttgatttccctgatggtccagtggtaaagactcttgCTTccaatgtgggttcgatcctttatcagggaactaggatcccacatgccatggagccccccaaagtttttttttaaaagagccccTCGGTGAGTGTTACCTTGTCTGATGTTCTGggaatttcttttgtattttgctATCTGAGCCAGTTTGTCTAAATTCATGTCATTATTAGGAGGCACCAGGTCACTTGGAACAAGCCAGTCAATGGCCCCATGTCATTCCTACATCACCTCCTGAATCCCCAAGGCACCATGAGTTGGTACCATCACCTGCTTTGCAGAGCGGGGCCTGAGACCTGGGCTCTCACGGGGACCTGCTGCCAAGATGCTGGGCACCTGACTCCTCCAGTGTTGCCTGAGGCCTGCCCCTTgccttctctgggcttctgtCTCTCCCATCTGCATCCCCGAGAGGGGGCGCCCCAATCAAGGGCGTGTGAGGTTTTCCCAtcctggcacttgcagcctcatTCAGCATCAGGGACCTGGGCCCTCTGCTGGGCCAGGCAGGGGCTCTCAGGGGCCGGCCTGGAGGGCATAGAAGGGGTCCCTGGGTGTGTTTGAGAGGCCAGGCCAACTCACACCAGCTGGGAGAGTTATGCTTTagaagccaggctcctccataaAGCTGGGCCATAAGGAATTTATTAGTCATCCGGGCTGTCTGGGCCAGGGAGGGTCTGGGGGTTCACGTCGGGAGCAGCCTACCCGCGGGGGAGGGAGGTGCGGAGTTCATCTGGATCCCATTTGGTGGCGGCCACAAGACTCGGGCTCCAGCTTTGTTTCAGGCACAAGCGTTCCCCTGGGGGGCCTTGAGGTGGGGGTTAGCCATGGGGCACATGCTCACTCAGGCCCCTGCCAAGCTCAGAATCTGGATGCTTCAAAACTCATGAATCTCCTGGTGACAGGACCGCAGATAAGCCAGGGGCAgttgggagggcttcctggaggagccgGTCAGCTTGCTCAGTTACTCACTGAGCCCTCCCTCGGTGCCTGCATCCAAACTCCAGCTCTTCCTTAGCAAGGCTTTTaatccctctgagcctcagtttcctcacctggaaaatgggGAGAATGTAGTACTACCCCCCAGCAGGTGGTTCCCAGGAGTCAAGAGAAATTTCATCTAAGAAAGGTAAAAtagggcctggcacatggcaagCAATGAAAGAGTAAGTTCTTCTTATTCGTTGAGCCAAGTCCATCAAGatgcatttattgagtgcttactgtgggGTCCAGGACCCAGATATGATACAAAACCTTGAAGTTGCTGAGATAAGTAAGATTCAGCCTGTGCCCTCTAGAAGCTCAGAGTGAAGTGAGTaattgggggcggggggaaccGACGTGAACCCCAGGATGGGGTCCATTGCACAGTGCGGAGGCTCAGGCCCAGGGAAGGGAAGCGATTTGCTAGAAGAGgttctgtgtcccctgcatctcctCGGGGTCCCCTGAGGCCCTGGGGTCCCACCCTGAtgtctctcctgcctcccttccccacagGTCCCAGGCAACATGGTTTCCGCAGTGGCGCCCAGCCTCACcgtgtctctgctgctgctgctgctgcgggtCCTACCCACGGCATCCTACCCTGTGTCCCTGCAGGCCGGCTTCCTGGAGGACACGGGGGGCAGCGGGGAGGCCGAGGGCTCGTCGGCCTCCTCCCCAAGCCTCTTGCCGCCCCAGACCCCGGCCATCAACCCTACGTCGGTGGGGCCCGAGCCCACACCCGTGGCTGGCCCTAAGCCCCCCACCAACTTCCTGGACGGCATCGTGGATTTCTTCCGCCAGTACGTGATGCTCATCGCCGTGGTGGGCTCCCTGGTTTTCCTGCTGATGTTCATCGTCTGTGCGGCTGTCATCACCCGCCAGAAGCACAAGGCCTCTGCTTACTACCCTTCGTCCTTCCCCAAGAAGAAGTACGTGGACCAGAGCGACCGCGCGGGGGGCCCCCGGGCCTTCAGCGAGGTTCCCGACCGGGCTCCCGACGGCCGGCCCGAGGAGACCCTGGATTCCTCCCAGCAGCTCCAGGCTCACATCCTCGCCGCCACCCAGAACCTCAAGTCTCCCTCCAGGGCCGCCCCGAGCAGCGGAGACCTAGCCCAGGCGCTGGAGGGCAGGtcggaggaagaggagaaaggccCCCGGGAGGCGGACCTGGAAGCCCAGGGACGTGCGCTTCCGGCGGAGAAACCGGAGGTGCCTCCGCTGCCGGAGGAGCCCTGCTCAGTGGAGGCGGACCCAGCTGCAGGCGCAGCGGCAGCCCCTGAAGGTCAAGGAGAGCCAGACGGGGCTCCCTCACCCTCCCAGGAAGCCGGGGGCCCAGCTGGTCCCCCCGAAAACCCCTGTGCTTGCGGCAGTGTCCCCCCCAGCATCTAACTGCCCCCTCTCGAACTGCGGGCCCTGACTGTTGGACCCCTGGCGGTCACCTCCTTGGGCATAGAAAGACCCTTGGTCCCTACTGCGCTCTGACCATCCCGCTTCCTCGGCCACTCCCCGCTGCAGATCCCAGCGTGTCTGATCTTACTACAGTGGGCGGAGATGCTGGTCTCTGTCCCACCTCAGGAATCTCACTGACTTCGAGAACATCTGTCCCTGCAGCCCCAAGGCGCTCGTCCGAAAGGCAGAGctcctctgggggtgggggtgtccccGTCACAGACACGTCCGCTGGGACAGACGTCTCAGGGCCCCTGTTACAGTGCTGACGCCGCTGCTTTCCATCGaggcaggaaagagaaacagaataacTAGACGTTTTGGAAAAGGTTGAATGAATGGGGAGACGCACAGGGGCCTGGAGGTACCACAGATCCATCAGGAGGCTTCTGTGAGGCACGAGCGTTTCCCAGACTGGCTTCCCCGGAAGCAGGACCTCGAGGTCCGATGAACGAGTCGAGGAAACATTCTTCTCCACTCTGtgcaccgcccccgcccccaccggaAGTCCTCCAAGCCTCTGACAAGTCCTTCAGTCAAGGCGCCCGTGTAATCCGGTTTCGCTTAGCCTTTCCCAAACTGCTTTTGACCGTGgagtacttttgtttttgttttacaactACAGAGTAAAATCCTGCAGAACACTCTGGAAGTTACTGCTCTAAGTGTTCCACGGCGTGCCCCCTCCCCAGTTTCTGGGTGGTCCAGGATGAGGGTGGTGGGGTTTGGAGTCTCAGCTTCTCATCCTGCTACTTACTAGTTCGCCTTTCTTGCCAGGGACTCCAAGAGACCTAGAAGTCGGCTGGGGGGTGCTGTGTGTGAGGGGACCCCATTCTAGGAGAGGTTAGAAGGTATGGGGGAGGGTTTCCGACACCCAGGCTGGAAGCAGGGGTCCATGGCCCCccacccttcacacacacacatgcctggcAGCCTGTGCCCACAGCATTCTTTAGTCTTTGACAAGCGAGCCTGAGCTTCGTCCAGGATTTGGAGAGGCCCTGTGATGGGGTCCTCtgctccatccctccatccaggCTCCCCCACCTCTGCACAGCTGTCCAGGTGCTGGAATATAATAAACCAGCACAATAAACCTTTATTCAGGCCTAAGCATCCTGGTTTTCTGGGGATGGGGAGAGTGAGTGTGCTAGGAGGTTGGGGGGCATTTCCTCTGGGCTGTTCTATGGGGGTGGGGCAACTTTCAGGGGGCGGAACACATCAACCTGGCCTCCGGGGCTGGATGGGTGTGGGAAATGGAGGAAGGGATGAATGCCCTGTGGGAGCAGGGGCCGGAGTTTGGGCCCCAGAAGCCCTGGGGCAGTGTCCGTGCGTGCCTCTCCTGCTTACGGTGTCTGCAGGAGAACCACCCACCTCTCCGTTTGCCCCAGGAGACAGGGGCCGTGGAGGGGCTTGGAGCTGAAGTTTtacttcccctcctccctgcacAATGGCTGAGGGCTGGTCTGGGTCTCAGGGACAGCCCACACTGGCCGCACCCTTGGCCTGCGGTGCCCCGGGTGGAAGGCAGTCCCTGCCTTTTGTCTcctcacccaccaggctcctcctggccTTTGATGGcaattcctgtggccactgctaccCCAGCTGCCAGCTGGAATCCAGATGTGGCTGGGCTGGGAGCACATGCTGGATCCCTGGGGTGATGGGGGTGGAGAGgccattcccacccccaccccctgcagctcCTCTCCTCCACCGACCCCCATCCATcaggagggggctggggtttgGGTTTCATAACACACAATGGCCACTGTCTGGCTCAGTGGGGAagggcaccccccaccccaaccccactctCAGCCCAGACAGGCTACCGCCCAAGAACGTAGGGAGAATTGAAATCCAAATACTGAATACCAGGATGCTGTGTGGCTCAGACCCGTCACTCCACCTCTCTGGGTGTGCCAGCCCCCTCCTTGTCCCTGAGCTCCTGCGGGGTCCTAGGCACAGGGGTGTGGCTAGGAAGGGAATGAAGCTTCCCCAAGTCAGGCAAAATCCAGATAAGACAGCAGCAGACACTGGAGATCCCTGGGGAGCAGGCAGGGATGGGTCTCCAATTAGCAGTTGCCTGGCCAGTGGCTCCCCATGAGTGTCCACTGGGCCCTCCAGAGGATGTGGGGTGTGCGGTTTTAGCCACAGCCTGTTTCCCCGGGGCTGGGGAGGTGGTTAAGGAGGGGGTCTGAGCCCCAATGCAGGAATGGACCTCTCACCTCTGAGCTGTTACAGCTACTATTCCCTCTGCCGAAGACACCCTTCCACCCCCTCCCTTGTTTTGctaactctaattttctttttggccacatagtgctgcatgtggaatcttagttccctgaccatggatggaacctgtgcaccctgcagtggaatctcGGAGacctaatcactggaccgccagagaattcCCGTTAACTCTTATCTTTAAGCTTCTGGCTTAGATGTCCCCTCCTCCTAGGAGTCTTCCCTGACAccctccttcccccctcccccccaccccagcctctcttCTACAGTCCCCTGGGCTCAAGGATAATAGCTTACAGTTAAAGGAGTATCTGTTATGTGTCAGGCACCGCTCTAAGCAGCGGACATCATCAACTCATGGCAACCCTAGGAGGCGGGCACTGTTATCATCCCCATGTcacagctggggaaactgagctCCAGAGACAGGAAGTCAGTGTCCCAGATCGCAGAGCCATGATTCCAGCCCCGCGGTCTGATTCCGGAGGCTGAGTTCTCCGCTGGGCTCCACTGCTTTTTCGATGAATGAACGAGTGATTGAATGAAGGTCGCCCTTGGGGAGGACAGAACGGCCGCACGACCTCTAAGGCTTGAAGCCGCTCCACTCTGCCCCCCTGCATCTGTGATGGAGTCACCCAGGCGGGGCCTTTGATGGCCTCACATCTGGCGGGCATCAGCGGGGAGTGGGTCGCGGAGGGAGACCACGGTGGGGGTGTGTGGCGAGTCCAAGGGAGAGGGGCACAACACGGCTTAAGGGAGCGTGTGGGCGTGAGGGGTTCCAGCGCTCCCAGGGATCCGGGCGTCTGCCAGGGCAGGGACAGGCCCCCACTGTCCCGGGCCTTGTAAAACCCCGCAGCTGCCCCCAGTCTGGGAGTCTGTCCCGGGGCCAGCCCGCAGCCGCCTTcgtaggggaggggagggcgaaCAAAACCGCCCGAGACGTGAAGCCCAGCTGGTGTGGGAATGGGGCTTCTGGTGACGTGAGGTGGGGGTGGCGTGCTGAAGAGCCCCTTCCCCGTGTCCTGCCCCGCTCTGATCGCCCGGCAGGCTGGGCATACTCCGGCTGGCGTTTTGTTGCAAACGGGAGGGACGGAACGCacacctgccaggctgctctgtgctgGGCTCATCATCTTTACCCCCTTGGGGTGCTCACAGGGGTCTGGGCTCTCCGGCGAGACCACCTGAGTCCGTGCCAGCTCCACGCTTGCTttcctggctgtgtggccttgggggAGTCACCtcgcctctctgggcctctgtggaTAAAGAGAAGATGAACCTACTCCAGCCTGCAGTGTTCTCCCCCTGCCCAGTGGGATTACCTGAGAGCTTTGAAACTCCTTTCTACCTGGCCCCCACCCAGACCTATGAGATCAGAGTGTCTGAGGGTACAGGCAGGCAGTTGTCACAGCCAAGATGCAAAGTCCACCCAGAGGGGCCGGGGGTCTGAGCACCACTGTCTCCCCAGCACTCAACACCGCCCCTGGCACATAGCAAGGGCtctgtgtgtgcgcatgcgtggAAGGCAAAGGCGGGATTGTGCCCGCACATCCACAACCACATCTAATTCTCCTCACACtctccaaggagagaggagcaatATCATTACCCtccccccattttgcagatgagaaaacaggctcagaggggGTGGAGTGACttacctaaagtcacacagcagggCATAGCTGGTcttcgaacccaggtctgtctggctTCTCAGCCTGGACCCTTCAGTGCTGAGCCTCCCATCTCACTTTAGAACTTCGTGGTCCAAAGGCAGAGCCCTTTCCCTGATGGTGGGGTGGGCACGAGCATTTTGTGTCCATTGCATTTAATCTTGGGCCACCCTTCCTCGTTCTGACCCCACCCGGCCTCCGGGGGTGATGTCAGTGACTGCCCACTGCCTCTGTTTTCATTCATAGCCTCTTGGAATCATCCAGTTTTTTTCCTTGCCTGGGATAATGTAACCTTCTGAGTTCTTAGGTGGCCCAGAAGTGTGTAGCAGGGTCCTAGATCTTTTGTTTTCCACGTACATTTCTTTTTGAGCAACTACTCTGTGCCATGTATTGGGGAGGAACTGTTAGCAAAACAGATATGAGGCTACATTCTAGCAGAGGAAATGAAACTTCATCAAAGAATCATCCAGATGCAACCACAATGATTAATAACGGAAATAGCCACCATTTATAAGTGGACTGTTATGCACGTGTCTGGCATTTTACCCATATTATTTTTTACAGCTTtactgaggtgtaattgacaCACAATAAAACGCACATATTCAAGAGTGCAGTTTGATAACTGACACGTGTTTAAAGCCATCACCACAATTAGTATAATGGATATACCCATCACCCTTTGTAATCTCTCCTTACTGctcccccatccccaaccccAGTCCCCAGGCAACTATTGATCTGCTTTCCGCCGCTAtgaatcacttttattttctggaattttatgtAAGTGGAACCATACTGTGTGTTCTCTGTTTTTGtgtatggcttctttcactcaacataaatattttgaagtttattcATGTGATTATATTTACCAATATTTCacacttt includes these proteins:
- the TMEM119 gene encoding transmembrane protein 119, producing the protein MVSAVAPSLTVSLLLLLLRVLPTASYPVSLQAGFLEDTGGSGEAEGSSASSPSLLPPQTPAINPTSVGPEPTPVAGPKPPTNFLDGIVDFFRQYVMLIAVVGSLVFLLMFIVCAAVITRQKHKASAYYPSSFPKKKYVDQSDRAGGPRAFSEVPDRAPDGRPEETLDSSQQLQAHILAATQNLKSPSRAAPSSGDLAQALEGRSEEEEKGPREADLEAQGRALPAEKPEVPPLPEEPCSVEADPAAGAAAAPEGQGEPDGAPSPSQEAGGPAGPPENPCACGSVPPSI